Proteins found in one Mucilaginibacter inviolabilis genomic segment:
- a CDS encoding ABC transporter permease, whose product MNILNLIRIAFKALQRNKLRAFLTMLGIIIGVAAVIAMVAIGQGSKQSIHDQLSSMGSNMITVLPSSNLNGGVRIAGSSFQTLTDKDIVALKREAQYITEISPSLTAKGQAINGALNWPTSMQGVSPDYLDIRMLTLKDGIAFTQQDVLTSAKVCLIGQTVIDNLFPNGENPIGKVIRFNKIPFQVIGILNPKGQNAFGQDQDDILIAPYTTVQKRILATIYYQNIYASAASEAVTDAATTEMTSILRTSHRLRDNEDNDFTVRTQAELINTLSSTSGLLTVLLTVIAGISLVIGGIGIMNIMYVSVTERTREIGLRMAIGARGKDIMLQFLMEAILISITGGIIGVILGIVSSNVVTLTLSWPTIVSESSVVLSFIVCAVTGIFFGYYPAQKASRLDPIEALRYE is encoded by the coding sequence ATGAATATATTAAACCTTATACGGATAGCTTTTAAGGCATTGCAGCGTAACAAACTGCGGGCATTTTTAACTATGCTGGGTATTATTATTGGGGTGGCCGCGGTTATCGCGATGGTAGCTATTGGTCAGGGGTCAAAACAAAGTATCCATGATCAGTTATCAAGCATGGGCTCCAACATGATCACCGTATTACCCAGTAGTAATCTTAATGGAGGGGTGCGTATAGCCGGTTCCAGCTTCCAAACCCTTACTGATAAAGATATCGTAGCCCTGAAAAGAGAGGCACAATATATTACCGAGATATCGCCTTCGCTAACGGCAAAAGGCCAGGCTATTAACGGGGCCTTAAACTGGCCAACATCCATGCAGGGTGTAAGTCCGGATTATCTGGACATCCGCATGTTAACCTTAAAGGATGGCATTGCCTTTACACAACAGGATGTGCTTACCTCTGCCAAAGTATGCCTCATTGGGCAAACCGTTATTGACAACCTTTTTCCGAATGGCGAAAACCCGATAGGTAAGGTGATCCGCTTTAACAAGATTCCCTTCCAGGTGATTGGGATACTTAACCCTAAAGGTCAAAACGCTTTCGGTCAGGATCAGGATGATATCTTGATTGCACCCTATACTACGGTACAAAAAAGGATACTGGCCACCATTTATTATCAAAATATTTACGCTTCAGCCGCCAGCGAGGCAGTAACAGACGCAGCTACAACCGAAATGACTTCTATCTTACGCACCTCACACCGCCTGCGTGATAACGAAGACAATGATTTCACCGTGCGTACCCAGGCCGAATTAATAAATACCCTGAGCTCAACCAGCGGCTTACTTACCGTTTTGCTAACGGTAATAGCCGGTATATCATTAGTAATTGGGGGTATAGGCATCATGAATATCATGTATGTTTCGGTTACCGAACGTACACGCGAAATCGGTTTACGCATGGCCATTGGTGCCCGTGGAAAGGATATCATGCTACAGTTTTTAATGGAAGCCATCCTGATCAGTATTACCGGAGGTATCATCGGTGTTATTTTGGGTATCGTATCGTCCAATGTGGTTACCCTTACCCTATCGTGGCCAACTATTGTTTCCGAATCATCGGTGGTATT
- a CDS encoding ABC transporter ATP-binding protein, with amino-acid sequence MSKTILEIRELKREFQMGSEIVRALKGISFTVQAGEFVTIMGSSGSGKTTLLNILGCLDKPSIGDYLLDGVDVKKLSRDELAQLRNHKIGFVFQAYNLLPRTSALENVELPLLYNKSISVSERRDRAIQALEAVKLGGRFDHTPSQLSGGQQQRVAIARALVNEPVMILADEATGNLDSRTSYEIMSLMQDLNGQQGKTIVFVTHEPDIASFSSRTIQLRDGKIQKDTENKEPRSAKEVLANLPVTDDY; translated from the coding sequence ATGAGCAAAACCATATTAGAGATACGCGAACTGAAACGGGAGTTTCAGATGGGCAGCGAAATTGTACGTGCACTCAAAGGCATCTCCTTTACCGTGCAGGCCGGCGAATTTGTTACTATAATGGGTAGCAGCGGATCGGGCAAAACAACTTTGCTTAATATTTTAGGCTGTTTGGATAAACCATCCATCGGCGATTATTTACTGGATGGTGTGGATGTAAAAAAGCTATCGCGTGATGAACTGGCGCAGTTACGCAATCACAAAATAGGCTTTGTTTTTCAGGCTTATAATTTATTGCCGCGCACCTCGGCTTTGGAAAATGTAGAGCTGCCACTACTCTATAATAAAAGTATCAGCGTAAGTGAACGCCGGGACAGAGCTATACAGGCATTGGAAGCCGTAAAATTGGGTGGTAGGTTTGATCATACCCCCAGTCAGCTATCAGGCGGGCAACAACAGCGGGTTGCTATTGCAAGGGCATTGGTTAACGAACCCGTGATGATCCTGGCTGATGAGGCGACCGGAAATTTGGATAGCCGGACATCATATGAAATCATGTCCCTGATGCAGGATCTGAACGGGCAACAAGGCAAAACTATTGTATTTGTTACCCATGAGCCGGATATCGCATCCTTCAGCAGCCGTACCATACAGCTGCGCGACGGTAAAATTCAGAAGGATACTGAAAACAAAGAACCCCGGTCGGCAAAAGAAGTATTAGCCAACCTCCCGGTAACTGATGATTATTAA
- a CDS encoding efflux RND transporter periplasmic adaptor subunit: protein MKKSYKNIIIIVAILIVLVLIWFFFIRKPTPPVVLTTQKPTKGYIAQSVTATGKIEPVDTVTVGTQVSGIIKFLYADFNSKVKKGQLIAELDKSLLQATLDQVQGNLQNSQSQLVYAKNNFNRQDLLYKTDAISKADYDSAVNTLHAAQASVVSSAAQVRLAKQNLAYADIYSPIDGVVLNRNISIGQTVAASFSTPTLFVIAKDITKMEVEANVDEADIGDVKAGERASFTVDAFINDQFAGTVEDIRLHPSVSSNVVTYTTIINAPNDDMKLKPGMTANIIIYTKEVNNAMLIPAKALSFTPDSSLMKDYEIVGKVGHKGSRKKAATTGVTDDNAQAAHTGKSRKDSIGITKQTAFVWILDGKKLSRKKIQTGLNDNTQVEVLGGLTADDAVVTGITGGTSGTPAATKAAASPFMPQRRGGGGKGR from the coding sequence ATGAAGAAAAGTTATAAAAATATCATCATCATAGTAGCTATACTGATAGTGCTGGTGCTCATCTGGTTTTTCTTTATCAGGAAACCTACACCTCCGGTGGTGCTTACCACGCAAAAACCAACCAAAGGATATATTGCGCAAAGTGTTACGGCTACGGGTAAAATTGAACCTGTTGATACGGTTACTGTGGGTACACAAGTATCGGGTATTATTAAATTTTTATATGCCGATTTTAATTCAAAAGTTAAAAAAGGCCAACTGATAGCCGAGCTGGATAAATCATTGCTGCAGGCCACGCTTGATCAGGTTCAGGGTAACCTCCAAAATTCACAAAGTCAGTTGGTTTATGCCAAAAACAACTTTAACCGGCAGGACCTTCTTTATAAAACAGATGCCATAAGCAAGGCCGATTATGATAGCGCGGTTAATACCCTTCACGCTGCCCAGGCCTCGGTAGTCAGTTCAGCGGCACAAGTACGATTGGCCAAACAAAATCTGGCTTATGCCGATATATACTCCCCTATTGATGGAGTTGTGCTTAACCGTAACATCAGCATAGGGCAAACCGTTGCCGCCAGTTTTAGTACGCCTACCTTGTTTGTAATAGCCAAAGATATTACCAAAATGGAAGTAGAGGCCAATGTAGACGAGGCCGATATCGGCGATGTAAAAGCAGGCGAACGGGCCTCTTTTACCGTTGATGCGTTTATTAACGACCAGTTTGCAGGTACGGTTGAAGATATCCGGCTGCATCCTTCGGTATCCTCAAACGTGGTTACTTATACTACCATTATTAACGCGCCCAATGATGATATGAAACTAAAGCCAGGCATGACCGCTAATATCATCATCTATACCAAAGAGGTTAATAATGCCATGCTGATACCAGCCAAAGCTTTAAGTTTCACCCCCGACTCCTCATTAATGAAGGATTATGAAATTGTGGGCAAGGTTGGGCACAAAGGCTCCAGAAAAAAAGCTGCAACAACCGGTGTTACCGACGATAATGCACAAGCTGCGCATACCGGTAAAAGTCGTAAAGATAGCATCGGCATTACCAAACAAACCGCGTTTGTTTGGATATTGGATGGTAAAAAATTAAGCAGAAAAAAAATACAGACCGGCTTAAATGACAATACACAAGTTGAAGTTTTGGGCGGCTTAACCGCCGACGATGCTGTTGTTACCGGCATTACCGGTGGCACCAGCGGCACTCCAGCGGCAACCAAAGCAGCAGCCAGTCCGTTTATGCCACAACGACGCGGAGGGGGCGGAAAAGGACGATGA
- a CDS encoding TolC family protein has translation MLLLKKHILLLVLLVSGCFSLYAQDSTLVGTTINWDLAKCIDYAKKNNIQINTLRLSQQTSQQEYLLAKAARLPDLSGSASQTVTHGNNFSNGDNGRHSGYNLAGSYGLSSNVTIYNGNYINNNIQQKNLSVQSANLSIIQQENDITLQITQAYLAILLDKENIIYNTDLLNTTKAQVALEQKRYNVGSVARKDLIQLQAQQASDQYTLVNSQNAERGDLITLKQLLLLPSDSRFDITKPDTVIAPIDSVAAFRDAEQTALQNRPEVKNGELGVKIAQYDVDKARAGYKPTLTGGASLNSGYANGQGTSFGYQLNNNFTQQLGLTLAVPIFTKRVVKTQVEEAKINVKQAQLDLSNTRITLSQTVERAYINVENARSQYDAANEQYKYSKESYRIASEQLKVGVANTVDFLLQKNLYVQAQQAFIQAKYNTLLTLKIYDFYRGVPIKL, from the coding sequence ATGCTGTTATTAAAAAAACATATCCTCCTTTTAGTCCTGCTCGTATCAGGGTGTTTTAGCCTTTATGCACAGGATAGTACACTAGTTGGTACTACTATAAACTGGGATCTGGCAAAATGTATTGATTATGCCAAAAAGAATAATATCCAGATCAATACCCTCCGGCTTTCGCAACAGACCAGTCAGCAGGAATATCTGTTGGCAAAGGCTGCCCGCTTGCCCGATCTTTCAGGCTCGGCCTCACAAACCGTAACACACGGCAACAACTTCAGCAATGGCGATAATGGCCGGCACTCTGGTTATAACCTGGCAGGATCTTATGGTTTAAGTTCAAACGTCACCATATATAATGGCAATTATATCAACAACAATATCCAGCAAAAAAACCTGTCGGTACAATCTGCTAACCTCAGCATTATACAGCAGGAAAACGATATTACCCTGCAAATAACCCAGGCATACCTGGCCATACTATTGGATAAGGAAAATATTATATACAACACCGATCTGCTCAATACCACCAAAGCGCAGGTAGCGCTGGAACAAAAAAGATACAATGTGGGCAGTGTGGCCCGTAAAGATCTCATCCAGCTGCAGGCTCAGCAGGCATCGGATCAGTATACACTGGTGAATTCGCAAAATGCCGAGCGCGGCGACCTCATCACCCTGAAGCAATTACTGCTTTTACCCAGCGATTCACGCTTTGATATTACCAAGCCCGATACCGTGATAGCGCCGATAGACAGTGTAGCCGCTTTCCGCGATGCGGAGCAAACCGCCCTGCAAAACCGTCCCGAAGTTAAAAATGGAGAATTGGGGGTTAAAATAGCCCAGTATGATGTGGATAAGGCCCGCGCCGGTTATAAGCCAACGTTAACAGGCGGCGCTTCGCTCAATTCGGGCTACGCTAACGGACAGGGTACCTCCTTTGGCTATCAGCTCAATAACAATTTTACCCAGCAATTGGGGCTTACCCTGGCTGTACCCATTTTTACCAAACGGGTAGTAAAAACCCAGGTAGAGGAAGCCAAAATAAACGTAAAACAAGCACAGCTTGATCTGTCAAACACCCGCATTACGCTATCACAAACAGTTGAACGGGCATACATCAATGTAGAGAACGCACGCAGTCAGTATGACGCGGCAAATGAGCAGTATAAATACAGCAAAGAGAGCTACCGCATTGCCAGTGAGCAACTGAAAGTGGGTGTGGCTAATACGGTCGATTTCTTATTACAGAAAAACCTGTACGTACAAGCCCAGCAGGCTTTTATACAAGCCAAATACAATACATTATTAACCTTAAAGATCTATGATTTTTACAGAGGGGTACCTATTAAATTATAA
- a CDS encoding Kelch repeat-containing protein, which translates to MIKKDKDLILHLKVYKIILLFILVVPALKSQAQGLMFNSNDALMSERTAYTVFSSDAPTFHDHLRMNFDLSLWDNEHLGYVFNIIDSHKNSYSLTYIYNINGSPALNFNIDSKSNKIKIPLHLSQLNKRIWINVKVDIDLKANAVTFYVNGQVYKAVDFGFDDQITPIITFGKNPHYSDVPKMAVKNLTISNDSKTYTFPLNEWSGNDVHDNSGEIVGHVDNPVWLINSSYFWEKRTTFNFHEVAGANFNLQDQSLLIFKSDSLIRYDMKSGRISAQAFQNKVPVPLFLGKSIINTRENKLYAYEVLRAPKPGPCVASLDLATLKWEVVGNANIKEQRHHHNIFYDKDQHDLYLFGGYGSFAYHNDFFKLNKQTDNWDKAIFTGDRITPRFFSASSQANGNNEVYIFGGYGNQSGNQIVGGRHFYDLYQVNLNSHTIKKCWEIKPNEEDFVPTNNLIISKDGQYFYALCYPHERPKTQLRLYKFSIKDGSYQVVSGTIPVTSERIESDINLFFNPVQDEFFCVIQEFTDPNRSTIRILALEFPPVSQQEYEQSQKAIAPPRPVFRYVILGGVAILIIGMAFLIIKKRRIGKSTQEPLAEEDSSIAVINKKNDEKRANAIYLLGEFTVYDKNSRDITYLFSPKIKQLFILLLLNSRNATGVVSKKISTVLWPDKDVAKTKNIKGVTINHLRNIIADIEGIELTFLNDTYCFKLHDNLFCDYFTVTASLEQMNGSEKPAEVTILQYFDLIARGGLLQYIPETWLDDIKLGYEETLMPVILPEVKKVYESGDFRKTLDITRVVLNIDPFNDTALKYKLKALRRIKGIEYARKVYEEFTTEYEKSLGISYQVPFEKICSNKSELR; encoded by the coding sequence ATGATAAAAAAAGATAAAGATTTAATACTTCATTTAAAGGTATATAAGATCATATTGCTTTTTATTTTAGTGGTACCCGCCTTAAAAAGCCAGGCACAGGGATTAATGTTCAATTCCAACGATGCCCTGATGAGCGAGCGTACGGCTTATACCGTATTCAGTTCGGATGCACCCACCTTTCATGATCATTTACGGATGAATTTTGATCTGTCATTATGGGATAATGAGCATCTGGGCTATGTTTTCAACATCATTGATAGCCACAAAAACTCTTATAGCTTAACTTATATTTATAATATCAATGGCTCGCCAGCTTTAAATTTTAACATCGACAGTAAAAGTAACAAGATCAAGATACCGCTTCATTTATCGCAATTGAATAAACGGATCTGGATAAACGTTAAAGTTGATATTGACCTCAAAGCCAATGCGGTTACCTTTTATGTAAATGGTCAGGTATACAAGGCTGTAGATTTCGGCTTTGATGACCAGATAACACCAATCATCACTTTTGGCAAAAATCCGCATTACTCCGATGTGCCCAAAATGGCTGTTAAGAATTTAACCATAAGCAACGATAGTAAAACTTACACCTTTCCGCTGAATGAATGGTCTGGAAATGATGTTCACGACAATTCAGGTGAGATCGTTGGCCATGTTGATAACCCGGTTTGGCTTATTAATAGTTCTTACTTTTGGGAAAAAAGAACCACTTTTAACTTTCACGAAGTAGCTGGCGCCAATTTTAATCTCCAGGATCAATCGCTGCTTATTTTTAAAAGTGATTCCCTGATCCGTTATGATATGAAGAGCGGAAGGATATCGGCCCAGGCTTTTCAGAATAAAGTACCGGTACCTTTATTCCTGGGCAAAAGTATCATCAATACCCGGGAAAATAAGCTGTATGCATACGAGGTACTCCGGGCTCCTAAGCCTGGTCCATGCGTGGCTTCCTTGGATTTGGCTACATTGAAGTGGGAGGTTGTTGGGAACGCTAATATTAAAGAACAAAGGCACCACCACAATATTTTTTATGATAAGGATCAGCATGATCTTTATCTATTTGGTGGTTATGGTTCGTTTGCCTACCACAACGACTTTTTTAAACTCAATAAGCAAACAGACAATTGGGACAAGGCAATATTTACCGGCGACAGGATTACCCCGCGCTTTTTTTCGGCCAGCAGCCAGGCCAATGGAAATAACGAGGTGTATATATTCGGTGGCTACGGTAACCAGTCGGGAAACCAAATTGTGGGCGGACGGCATTTTTATGACCTGTACCAGGTTAACCTGAATAGCCATACCATCAAAAAATGCTGGGAAATAAAACCCAATGAAGAGGATTTTGTGCCCACCAACAATCTCATCATTTCTAAAGACGGCCAGTATTTTTATGCCCTATGCTACCCGCATGAACGACCAAAAACTCAATTACGCTTGTATAAATTCTCCATCAAAGATGGCTCGTACCAGGTAGTGAGCGGAACTATCCCGGTTACGTCTGAAAGGATTGAGAGCGATATTAACCTGTTTTTTAACCCTGTGCAGGATGAGTTTTTTTGCGTTATACAGGAGTTCACCGATCCCAACCGATCAACCATACGTATCCTGGCGTTGGAATTTCCGCCGGTGAGCCAGCAGGAATATGAACAATCCCAAAAAGCCATTGCTCCGCCGCGTCCGGTTTTTAGATATGTAATATTGGGTGGAGTGGCTATCCTGATAATTGGTATGGCATTCCTGATCATCAAAAAACGGCGAATAGGAAAGTCCACTCAAGAACCCCTTGCAGAGGAAGATAGCAGTATTGCCGTTATCAATAAAAAGAATGACGAAAAGCGCGCCAATGCTATCTACCTGCTGGGTGAATTTACCGTTTACGATAAGAACAGCCGGGATATCACTTACCTGTTCAGCCCTAAAATAAAACAGTTGTTCATTCTCCTGTTGCTTAACAGCAGGAATGCGACGGGTGTGGTATCCAAAAAAATATCTACCGTTTTATGGCCCGATAAGGATGTAGCCAAAACAAAGAACATTAAGGGGGTTACGATTAACCACCTGCGCAATATTATTGCTGATATAGAGGGTATTGAACTTACATTTTTGAACGATACCTATTGTTTTAAGCTGCACGATAACCTTTTTTGCGACTACTTTACAGTAACTGCCTCCCTGGAACAAATGAATGGCTCAGAAAAACCAGCTGAAGTAACTATCCTCCAATACTTTGATCTGATTGCCCGCGGAGGCCTGCTGCAATACATCCCAGAAACCTGGCTGGATGATATTAAGCTCGGCTACGAAGAAACGCTGATGCCTGTGATATTACCCGAGGTGAAAAAGGTATACGAAAGCGGCGATTTCCGCAAGACGCTGGATATTACCCGGGTGGTTCTAAATATCGACCCTTTTAATGATACCGCTTTGAAATACAAGCTCAAGGCCCTCCGCCGTATCAAGGGCATTGAATATGCCCGCAAGGTATATGAGGAATTTACCACTGAGTACGAAAAATCATTAGGTATCAGTTACCAGGTACCGTTTGAAAAAATCTGTTCCAACAAATCGGAGTTGCGGTAA
- a CDS encoding SusC/RagA family TonB-linked outer membrane protein — MKEIFTYYGGCHGIHYPAKFKGVVRQGIMAFLFLLVCTVAMAQTNRTGTVVDETGQGLPGVSVKIKGTTIGTVTSVDGKFTLSASNDQTLVFTFVGYASQEVAVGSQTSIKVAMVSNATNVNEVVVVGYGTQKKATVTGSIASVTNKEIVTTKNENVLNMLTGKVAGLRIVQNSAEPGSFDNAFDIRGFGNPLVVIDGIPRDNITRLDPNDIESISVLKDASAAIYGVRAANGVVIVTTKKGKKGSVELNYSGTYGWQIPSYMPKPVGALDYMTLVNEQLLHNVNGGQVKYTDADFAAYRNGTKTSTDWYSPVFANSAPQQQHNLNAIGGTDNSSYFVSMGITDQDGFFRSGDLNYKKYNLRSNLTTKVNKNLTIDVNLSGTLEQKNQPYQDAAWIIRSFWRQIPTQSIYANNNPAYLANGEVDGSNPVAMADANIDGYKQINNKWLQSSVSATYNVPFVQGLSAKGLYNYDYYMSSNKLYQRSYNQYTYDANSQTYSAIANQTPGSLTRQFYEKPTSLMQLSLNYNRALKGGHNITALALYEESEKKGDNFNAQRQLSLPIDQLSAGNALNQTATVDGGWPYDIVTKSFVGRVNYDFKGKYLAEFSFRDDASSQNSPLKRWGFFPGASVGWRVSQEDFWKKSKALSFIDDLKFRLSYAKLGDDAGLNAYQYLSGYNYPANGNNNQTPPGSVFDGTFVNGAQSRGIPNPNIFWFVAKTYNAGIDLQAWNGLLGLTVDAFRRDRSGLLDTRADNLPGVVGAGLPQENLNSDRAQGFDIEINHRYHIGSFNYFVKGTFGYTRTMWISKVHSEYGNSQLAWHNDNDNRYSNIFWGYGSNGQFQNYQQILNSPQFVSRNAVVGDYILQDWNGDGVINDQDVHPIAQNVSNNNYSVPSTTFGLTLGGSYKGFDISTVWQGAAGINVSYIEQLNIPLWGGGSALSMFMDRYHPTDPKADPYDPNTVWTPGTFALTGTTADVNSLSNIHSAAYVRLKSAELGYSITPAVAKRLGIKGARIFVNGYNVLTITSLKYLDPEHPSATYGYLYPLDKIFSVGVNVKL; from the coding sequence ATGAAGGAAATTTTTACCTATTATGGTGGGTGCCATGGTATCCATTATCCGGCAAAATTTAAAGGGGTGGTACGGCAGGGTATCATGGCCTTTTTGTTTTTGCTTGTATGCACTGTGGCTATGGCCCAAACCAACCGCACCGGTACGGTTGTGGACGAAACCGGGCAAGGGCTGCCCGGTGTAAGCGTAAAGATTAAAGGGACAACCATTGGCACGGTAACTAGTGTTGATGGCAAGTTTACCCTCAGCGCTTCAAACGACCAAACCCTGGTATTTACGTTTGTGGGTTACGCTTCGCAGGAGGTTGCTGTTGGCAGCCAAACCAGCATCAAAGTAGCCATGGTATCCAATGCCACCAATGTGAACGAAGTGGTGGTGGTGGGCTATGGTACGCAGAAAAAAGCTACCGTTACCGGGTCTATCGCATCGGTCACTAACAAAGAGATCGTAACTACCAAAAACGAGAACGTGCTGAACATGCTTACCGGTAAAGTGGCCGGTTTACGCATCGTACAAAACTCGGCCGAACCGGGATCGTTTGATAATGCCTTCGATATCCGTGGTTTTGGTAATCCGCTGGTGGTTATTGACGGTATCCCCCGTGATAACATTACCCGTTTAGATCCGAATGATATTGAAAGCATATCGGTACTAAAAGATGCTTCTGCGGCCATTTATGGTGTGCGCGCGGCAAACGGTGTGGTGATTGTGACCACGAAAAAAGGAAAGAAAGGTTCTGTAGAATTGAATTACTCGGGCACTTATGGCTGGCAAATACCATCGTACATGCCAAAACCAGTGGGCGCTTTGGATTACATGACCCTGGTTAACGAGCAATTGCTGCACAACGTAAACGGCGGCCAGGTAAAATATACCGATGCCGACTTTGCCGCTTATCGTAATGGTACCAAAACCAGTACCGATTGGTACAGTCCGGTTTTTGCCAACAGCGCACCTCAGCAGCAGCATAACCTGAATGCCATAGGTGGTACCGACAATAGCAGCTATTTTGTGAGTATGGGTATTACCGATCAGGATGGTTTTTTCAGGAGCGGCGATTTGAATTATAAAAAATACAACCTGCGCTCAAACCTCACCACTAAGGTCAATAAAAACCTGACCATTGATGTAAACCTGAGCGGAACCCTGGAGCAAAAGAATCAGCCTTACCAGGATGCCGCCTGGATTATCCGTTCATTCTGGCGCCAGATACCTACACAAAGCATTTATGCCAACAATAACCCGGCGTACCTGGCCAATGGCGAGGTTGACGGATCAAACCCGGTTGCCATGGCCGATGCCAATATTGATGGTTATAAACAAATCAACAATAAGTGGCTGCAATCGTCAGTTTCAGCTACCTACAATGTACCGTTTGTACAGGGACTGAGCGCTAAAGGTTTGTATAACTACGACTATTACATGTCGAGCAATAAACTATACCAAAGGTCATATAACCAATATACTTATGATGCCAACTCTCAAACGTATAGTGCTATAGCCAATCAAACGCCAGGCTCATTAACCAGGCAGTTTTACGAAAAGCCCACCAGTTTAATGCAGTTATCATTAAACTATAACCGGGCATTAAAAGGCGGGCACAATATAACCGCATTGGCGCTTTATGAAGAGAGTGAGAAAAAAGGCGATAATTTTAACGCGCAGCGCCAGTTATCGTTACCGATTGATCAGTTAAGCGCGGGTAATGCCCTGAATCAAACCGCTACGGTCGACGGCGGTTGGCCTTATGATATTGTAACCAAATCATTTGTGGGTAGGGTAAATTATGATTTTAAGGGAAAATATCTGGCCGAGTTCAGTTTCAGGGACGATGCCAGCTCCCAAAACTCTCCGCTTAAAAGATGGGGCTTTTTTCCTGGTGCATCCGTAGGATGGCGGGTATCACAGGAGGATTTTTGGAAAAAGTCAAAGGCGCTGTCGTTTATTGATGATCTGAAGTTCCGTTTGTCATATGCCAAACTGGGTGATGATGCCGGTTTAAATGCTTACCAGTACCTGAGCGGTTATAACTATCCGGCAAATGGTAATAATAATCAAACGCCCCCAGGATCGGTATTTGACGGTACTTTTGTAAACGGCGCGCAAAGCCGTGGTATCCCTAACCCCAACATTTTTTGGTTTGTAGCCAAAACCTACAATGCCGGTATCGACCTGCAGGCATGGAACGGTTTATTGGGCTTAACGGTTGATGCTTTCCGGCGCGACAGAAGCGGCTTGTTAGATACCCGTGCCGATAATTTACCAGGCGTAGTGGGCGCAGGTTTGCCACAGGAAAACCTGAACAGCGATCGTGCCCAGGGTTTTGATATCGAGATAAACCACCGTTACCATATTGGCAGCTTTAATTATTTTGTAAAAGGAACCTTTGGCTATACCCGTACCATGTGGATTAGCAAAGTACATTCGGAGTATGGTAACTCTCAACTTGCCTGGCATAATGACAATGATAACCGCTACAGCAATATTTTCTGGGGCTATGGTTCAAACGGACAATTCCAAAATTACCAGCAGATCCTGAACAGTCCGCAGTTTGTATCACGCAACGCGGTGGTAGGTGATTATATTCTGCAGGACTGGAACGGCGACGGCGTGATCAATGATCAGGACGTACATCCTATAGCTCAAAACGTAAGTAACAATAACTACAGCGTGCCATCAACCACATTTGGTTTAACGCTGGGCGGTTCATATAAAGGCTTTGACATCAGCACCGTATGGCAGGGCGCCGCGGGTATCAATGTTTCTTATATCGAACAGCTTAATATTCCGCTTTGGGGTGGAGGTAGCGCCCTGTCTATGTTCATGGACAGATATCATCCAACCGATCCCAAAGCCGATCCTTATGATCCTAACACCGTATGGACACCGGGCACTTTTGCACTTACCGGTACCACAGCCGATGTAAACTCGCTGTCTAACATCCACAGTGCGGCTTATGTAAGGCTAAAATCGGCCGAGCTGGGCTACAGCATTACACCGGCAGTGGCCAAAAGGCTGGGTATCAAGGGCGCAAGAATATTTGTAAATGGGTACAACGTTTTAACCATCACCAGTTTAAAATATCTTGATCCGGAACACCCATCGGCTACTTATGGCTATTTATACCCGTTAGATAAAATATTCTCCGTTGGTGTAAATGTTAAATTATAA